Proteins encoded by one window of Acidobacteriota bacterium:
- a CDS encoding DUF4118 domain-containing protein, translating to MRVGQVIFRLTVCAVSVAAVVFLYREVIPANPTTVALTYLLIVLGVSAAWRLRYAVVTAVLATACFNFFFLPPIGTFTISDPENWAALLAFLIAAVVASQLAERALKNADIANQRRREVDRLYAFSQRLLLTENASELLNKIPAYIVEIFGVSTAALFVATRRELYRSSPDALALDTQKLQTTSLRGEAENDVEAGVCIAPVRIGVQPVGSIGVSGGSLSLQTLEAIGSLIAIAIERVAAIEKLSKTEAARQSERLRSALLDSVTHEFRTPLTSIKASVTGLISDSNLSSADRSELLTVINEETDRLNRLVGEATEMAALDASEVELQLESRRIGEVIEIALEEYEQRLKDHPVEVHLAPDLPSVRMDAARIKEVLLQLLENAAKYSPPGSPISITAETKDRQLVTSVADRGAGIDDFEQSMIFDKFYRGQQQRGHSPGTGMGLSIAKAIIEAHNGTISATSQLGHGSVFSFSLPV from the coding sequence ATGAGAGTCGGCCAGGTGATCTTCCGCCTCACGGTGTGCGCCGTGAGCGTGGCAGCCGTCGTATTCTTGTATCGCGAAGTCATCCCTGCCAACCCAACCACCGTCGCACTCACGTACCTGCTGATCGTCCTCGGAGTATCGGCAGCCTGGCGATTGCGCTATGCAGTGGTCACCGCAGTGCTTGCCACAGCCTGCTTCAACTTCTTCTTTCTGCCGCCGATCGGCACGTTCACCATCTCCGACCCTGAGAATTGGGCGGCGCTGCTGGCATTCCTTATCGCGGCTGTCGTGGCGAGCCAGCTCGCAGAACGCGCGCTGAAGAATGCGGACATCGCTAACCAGCGCCGCCGCGAGGTGGATCGGCTGTATGCGTTCAGTCAGCGGCTTCTGCTTACCGAGAATGCGAGCGAGTTGCTCAACAAGATCCCGGCCTACATCGTGGAGATCTTCGGCGTCTCGACTGCGGCCCTGTTTGTTGCGACGCGGCGAGAGCTGTATCGATCCTCTCCCGACGCGCTTGCGCTGGACACACAGAAGCTACAGACGACGAGCCTTCGAGGTGAGGCGGAGAACGATGTCGAAGCCGGAGTCTGCATCGCGCCGGTCCGCATCGGCGTGCAGCCGGTCGGCAGCATTGGCGTAAGTGGCGGGTCGCTCTCCCTCCAAACACTTGAGGCGATCGGTAGCCTGATCGCCATCGCGATCGAGCGCGTTGCCGCGATCGAGAAACTTAGCAAGACGGAAGCGGCTCGACAGAGCGAGCGCCTGCGGTCCGCCCTGTTGGACTCTGTGACGCACGAGTTCCGCACACCGTTGACCTCGATCAAGGCGTCCGTCACCGGCCTGATCTCGGATAGCAACCTGTCGAGTGCAGACCGCTCGGAGCTACTGACGGTGATTAACGAAGAAACCGATCGGCTAAACCGTCTGGTGGGCGAAGCGACCGAGATGGCGGCGCTGGACGCGAGCGAGGTCGAACTGCAACTTGAGTCGCGGCGGATCGGAGAAGTGATCGAGATCGCGTTAGAGGAATATGAGCAACGCCTGAAAGATCATCCTGTCGAAGTTCACCTTGCCCCGGACCTTCCATCCGTTCGCATGGACGCGGCGCGGATCAAGGAAGTGCTTCTGCAATTGCTTGAGAATGCCGCTAAGTATTCTCCGCCCGGCTCGCCGATCAGCATCACCGCCGAGACCAAGGATCGGCAGCTGGTGACCAGCGTTGCCGATCGCGGCGCAGGCATCGACGACTTTGAGCAGTCGATGATCTTTGACAAGTTCTATCGCGGCCAGCAGCAGCGCGGCCATAGCCCAGGAACGGGAATGGGACTCTCCATCGCGAAGGCCATCATCGAGGCCCACAACGGAACGATCTCCGCGACCAGCCAACTAGGGCATGGCTCTGTTTTTAGTTTCAGTCTGCCGGTCTGA
- a CDS encoding response regulator transcription factor, with protein sequence MSAETRSPEPKDRRRILVVDDEPQITRVLRTTLSSRGYDLRVANDGETALEIMKDWTPDLVITDLGMPNMNGLELCKHIRATTQLPIIVLSVKGEERTKVQALDAGADDYVTKPVGMNELMARVRANLRRQPVAEAPNVIEAGDLRIERAGRRVTIRGEEIRLTPKEFDVLVYLAQQPGKVVTHRALLGAVWGGQSTEQIEYLRVFINRLRKKLQPSPDSPRYIITDPWVGYRFDSGAARTA encoded by the coding sequence ATGAGTGCGGAAACGCGGAGTCCTGAGCCAAAAGATCGGCGGCGCATCCTGGTGGTGGACGATGAGCCGCAGATCACCCGTGTCTTGCGAACCACTCTTTCGTCGCGCGGTTACGACCTGCGGGTGGCGAATGATGGCGAGACGGCGCTGGAGATCATGAAGGATTGGACCCCCGATCTCGTCATCACCGATCTTGGTATGCCGAACATGAATGGACTTGAGCTGTGCAAACACATCCGGGCGACGACGCAGCTTCCCATCATCGTGCTTTCGGTCAAAGGCGAAGAACGGACCAAGGTGCAGGCGCTCGATGCCGGCGCAGATGATTACGTGACCAAACCCGTCGGAATGAATGAATTGATGGCGCGTGTGCGGGCGAATCTGCGCCGCCAGCCGGTTGCAGAAGCGCCGAATGTGATCGAGGCCGGGGACCTTCGCATCGAGCGCGCGGGGCGGCGAGTGACGATTCGCGGAGAAGAAATCAGGCTGACGCCGAAAGAGTTCGATGTCCTGGTCTATCTCGCGCAGCAACCGGGTAAAGTGGTCACCCATCGCGCGCTGCTGGGCGCGGTGTGGGGCGGCCAGAGCACAGAGCAGATCGAGTACCTGCGTGTCTTCATCAACCGGCTCCGCAAGAAGCTGCAACCATCGCCAGACTCTCCCCGTTACATCATCACGGACCCTTGGGTCGGCTATCGCTTTGACTCAGGCGCGGCGAGAACAGCATGA
- a CDS encoding protein kinase, with product MPLAPGTKLGPYEISSPLGAGGMGEVYRARDTRLDRDVALKVLPQHLSTSGQLRERFEREARAISSLKHPNICTLFDVGREGEVDYLVLEYLEGESLAQRLERGPLAVEQVLAYGIQMADALERAHRQGVVHRDLKPGNVMLTKDGLKLLDFGLAKPMAGAALAASAFGALTASHEYKPLTAEGTIVGTFQYMAPEQIEGKDADPRSDLFAFGCVLYEMTAGKRPFDGKTQASVVASILASDPPPLSTIQPLTPPALERVVKTCVAKDPDERWQTAHDVKLQLRWIAEGGSQAGVAAPVVAHRKHREWTAWGIAAVLLLLAIAGGLAYWRTASTQQPVVRSSILPPDKAGFSLTGIYGVPAISPDGTKIAFVAVKGTQRSIWLRTLSTGESKSLAGTEDGYGPFWSPDSRYLAFFANSKLQKVAAEGGPAESICDAEDARGGSWSNKGVIVFTPTRFSPLFSVPATGGKPTQVTELGTALSHRWPSFLPDGEHFLFVSSLSGSASSASNVLLGSIKSKTAKVAVASAYNAEYARGELFFIRDEKLVAQQFDPDRGELSGEPTVLSSDLQIDGLFSHALYSVSASGLLVFEPGTVTNEAQLIWYDRQGKQLGILGTPGRFIEVKIAPDENTVAIVEYRQSAIDLWLYDVQRKLDTRFTTSSANRYPLWSPDGSSLAFSSNRQTPRLNLFRQPVGGGAAEALYTSSTGDVIPTDWSRDGRFITFTISAGTTKGDIMVLPLEGERKPVPFMQTTFNERAAKFSPDGHWIAFDSDESGRNEVYVAPFPGGGRKWQVSTSGGRQALWRRSGTELYYLAPDNILTAVSIATSGSEPKIGTPAALFKTHPRNFDYSIYDVTKDGRFLVSSAPDESNAPLTLISNWPVLLKK from the coding sequence ATGCCGCTCGCTCCCGGGACAAAACTCGGCCCTTATGAGATCAGTTCGCCCCTCGGCGCCGGAGGGATGGGAGAGGTGTATCGCGCCCGCGATACGCGCCTCGACCGCGACGTGGCGCTCAAGGTGCTGCCGCAACATCTTTCTACCAGCGGCCAACTGCGTGAGCGGTTCGAGCGTGAAGCGCGAGCCATCTCATCCCTCAAGCATCCCAACATCTGCACGCTTTTCGACGTGGGCCGCGAGGGCGAGGTGGACTACCTCGTGCTCGAGTACCTGGAAGGCGAGTCGCTGGCACAGCGTCTGGAGCGTGGGCCGCTCGCGGTGGAGCAGGTGCTGGCCTACGGCATCCAGATGGCGGACGCGCTCGAGCGCGCGCATCGGCAAGGCGTTGTCCATCGCGACCTGAAGCCCGGCAACGTGATGCTGACCAAAGACGGCCTGAAGCTACTCGACTTTGGGCTTGCGAAACCAATGGCGGGCGCGGCGCTGGCCGCCAGCGCGTTTGGCGCGCTGACCGCCTCGCACGAATACAAGCCGCTGACCGCCGAGGGCACCATCGTCGGCACGTTCCAGTACATGGCGCCGGAGCAGATCGAAGGGAAGGACGCCGATCCGCGCTCGGATCTGTTCGCGTTCGGATGCGTGCTCTATGAGATGACGGCCGGCAAGCGTCCTTTCGACGGCAAGACGCAAGCCAGCGTGGTGGCGTCGATCCTGGCATCCGATCCGCCGCCGCTCAGCACCATCCAGCCACTCACGCCGCCCGCGCTCGAGCGCGTGGTGAAGACGTGCGTGGCGAAAGATCCCGACGAACGCTGGCAGACGGCGCATGACGTGAAGCTGCAACTGCGCTGGATCGCCGAGGGCGGTTCGCAAGCCGGCGTGGCCGCCCCGGTGGTGGCGCATCGCAAACATCGCGAGTGGACGGCGTGGGGGATCGCGGCCGTGCTTTTATTGTTGGCTATCGCCGGCGGCCTGGCCTATTGGCGCACGGCTTCGACGCAGCAGCCGGTGGTCCGCAGCTCGATACTGCCGCCGGATAAGGCGGGATTCAGCCTCACGGGAATCTATGGCGTCCCGGCGATCTCGCCGGACGGCACCAAGATCGCGTTCGTTGCGGTGAAAGGTACGCAACGCTCGATCTGGCTGCGCACCCTGAGTACCGGCGAATCGAAGAGCCTTGCGGGCACCGAAGACGGATACGGCCCGTTCTGGTCGCCCGACAGCCGCTATCTAGCATTCTTCGCCAACAGCAAGCTGCAAAAGGTGGCGGCGGAAGGCGGGCCGGCGGAGTCCATTTGCGATGCAGAGGACGCGCGCGGCGGGTCGTGGAGCAACAAGGGCGTGATCGTCTTCACCCCCACGCGTTTCAGCCCGCTGTTCAGCGTTCCCGCAACCGGCGGTAAACCCACGCAGGTCACCGAGCTGGGGACCGCGCTCAGCCATCGTTGGCCAAGCTTTCTGCCCGACGGCGAGCATTTTCTTTTTGTCAGCAGTCTCTCGGGCTCGGCTTCGAGCGCGAGCAACGTCCTGCTCGGTTCCATCAAGAGCAAGACGGCCAAGGTCGCGGTGGCCTCCGCGTACAACGCCGAGTACGCCCGGGGAGAGTTGTTCTTCATCCGGGATGAGAAGCTGGTCGCGCAGCAGTTCGATCCCGATCGCGGCGAACTTTCCGGCGAGCCAACGGTCTTGAGCTCCGATCTGCAGATCGACGGTCTCTTCAGCCACGCCCTGTACTCCGTTTCCGCCAGCGGCCTGCTCGTCTTTGAACCAGGAACGGTGACCAACGAGGCGCAGTTGATCTGGTACGACCGCCAGGGGAAACAACTCGGGATCCTGGGGACGCCCGGCCGGTTCATCGAAGTAAAGATCGCGCCCGACGAGAACACAGTTGCGATCGTGGAATACCGGCAGTCGGCGATCGATCTGTGGCTGTATGACGTCCAGCGCAAGCTCGACACGCGCTTCACCACCAGCAGCGCTAACCGGTATCCACTGTGGTCGCCGGATGGTTCCAGCCTCGCATTCTCGTCCAACCGGCAGACGCCGCGGCTGAACCTTTTCCGGCAGCCGGTCGGCGGCGGCGCTGCCGAGGCGCTTTACACCTCGAGCACCGGGGACGTGATCCCCACCGACTGGTCGCGCGATGGACGCTTCATCACTTTCACTATCTCGGCCGGCACGACTAAAGGCGACATCATGGTGCTGCCGCTCGAAGGCGAGCGCAAGCCGGTCCCCTTCATGCAGACGACGTTCAACGAGCGCGCGGCGAAGTTCTCTCCCGACGGCCACTGGATAGCCTTCGACTCCGACGAGTCCGGCCGCAACGAGGTCTACGTCGCCCCCTTCCCCGGCGGTGGCCGCAAGTGGCAAGTCTCCACCAGCGGCGGGCGGCAGGCACTGTGGCGCAGGAGCGGTACGGAGCTCTATTACCTCGCGCCGGATAACATCCTGACGGCAGTGAGCATTGCTACATCCGGCAGCGAGCCGAAGATCGGCACGCCGGCCGCGCTCTTCAAGACGCAT
- a CDS encoding MarR family transcriptional regulator → MKNVKKKTSRITAPHLWIVIMRSQHAVRLLLERGIASKLGLTDFAALEALLHKGPLTITQIQEKVLLATGSMTAAIDRLEKHGLIVRKSSPRDRRARLIALTPKGRQVAAASFAQHARELEELMSVLSEREKRQVYEALKKVGMSAARKLNEA, encoded by the coding sequence GTGAAAAACGTGAAAAAGAAGACCAGCCGCATCACTGCTCCCCACCTCTGGATCGTGATCATGAGGAGCCAGCACGCGGTGCGGCTTCTCCTGGAGAGGGGCATTGCTTCGAAACTCGGTCTCACGGATTTCGCCGCGCTCGAGGCGTTGCTGCACAAGGGCCCGCTCACCATCACGCAGATCCAGGAGAAGGTGCTGCTTGCCACCGGCTCGATGACGGCCGCCATCGACCGTCTCGAAAAACACGGACTGATCGTGCGCAAGTCGAGTCCACGCGATCGCCGGGCGCGGCTCATCGCGCTCACGCCGAAAGGCAGGCAGGTGGCGGCGGCGTCCTTCGCGCAGCATGCCAGAGAATTGGAGGAGCTGATGTCAGTGCTCTCGGAGAGAGAAAAGCGGCAGGTCTACGAGGCGCTGAAGAAAGTCGGGATGTCCGCAGCCAGGAAACTTAATGAGGCCTGA
- a CDS encoding histidine kinase, whose protein sequence is MAKTPEQWLHETGHKPKEAIFKLFLGYAPGVGKTYSMLSEAIRRHERGEDVVIGVVETHGRKGVAELVTQLETVPRRKLEYKGTVFEEMDVDAILARKPQVAVVDELAHTNVEGSKHRKRYEDVFELLDAGVDVVSTMNIQHLESVSPTVENITGIKIRETVPDWVLQRVQEVVMTDVTPEALQTRMRRGDIYPKERTERALENFFKTKNIMALRELALRHVAQVVDRSLEPYLDKNQGLQSGVRERIAVCISSNPAAQHLIARGARMAHGIDAELYVAYVEVPADTLDENQRTLSANIRFAQDLGATIVRLPPGDVAERVAEFVRDKHITQVIFGHSATKGWRRYLYMSALHRFLRDAPPVDVHIVSQEAS, encoded by the coding sequence ATGGCGAAGACGCCCGAACAATGGCTTCATGAAACGGGGCACAAGCCCAAGGAAGCGATCTTCAAGCTATTTCTTGGCTACGCTCCGGGTGTGGGCAAGACCTACAGCATGTTGAGCGAAGCCATCCGTCGCCACGAGCGCGGCGAAGACGTGGTGATCGGCGTGGTGGAAACGCATGGACGCAAGGGCGTCGCGGAACTGGTGACCCAGCTAGAGACCGTGCCCCGCCGCAAGCTGGAATACAAAGGGACAGTCTTCGAGGAAATGGACGTCGATGCGATCCTGGCGCGTAAACCCCAGGTGGCGGTGGTCGACGAGTTGGCGCATACCAACGTGGAAGGCAGCAAACACCGCAAGCGCTACGAGGATGTCTTTGAGCTGCTCGATGCCGGCGTCGATGTGGTGTCGACGATGAACATCCAGCATCTGGAGAGCGTGAGCCCGACGGTCGAGAACATCACCGGCATAAAGATCCGCGAGACCGTTCCCGATTGGGTATTGCAGCGCGTGCAAGAGGTCGTGATGACGGATGTGACGCCCGAAGCGCTGCAAACGCGGATGCGGCGCGGCGATATATATCCGAAAGAGCGCACGGAACGCGCGTTGGAGAATTTTTTTAAGACCAAGAACATCATGGCGCTCCGCGAACTTGCCCTGCGGCATGTAGCTCAGGTCGTCGATCGCAGCCTGGAACCCTACCTCGACAAGAATCAGGGACTGCAAAGCGGCGTCCGCGAGCGGATCGCGGTCTGCATCAGCTCGAATCCGGCGGCGCAGCACTTGATCGCGCGCGGCGCGCGCATGGCGCACGGCATCGACGCCGAGTTATACGTCGCCTACGTCGAAGTTCCCGCGGACACCCTCGACGAGAATCAGCGCACCCTCAGTGCGAATATCCGCTTCGCGCAGGACCTGGGGGCGACGATCGTGCGTCTGCCCCCCGGCGACGTCGCCGAGCGAGTCGCGGAATTTGTGCGCGACAAGCACATCACACAGGTCATCTTCGGTCACTCCGCGACCAAAGGATGGCGGCGCTATCTCTACATGTCTGCGTTGCACCGCTTCCTGCGCGATGCTCCGCCGGTCGACGTTCATATCGTCTCGCAGGAAGCGTCATGA
- the kdpF gene encoding K(+)-transporting ATPase subunit F, with the protein MSLETLIILAICVLLMGYLTFALLRPEKF; encoded by the coding sequence ATGTCTCTCGAAACCCTGATCATCCTCGCGATCTGCGTTTTGTTGATGGGCTATCTCACGTTTGCGCTGCTGCGACCGGAGAAGTTCTAG
- a CDS encoding NmrA/HSCARG family protein: protein MKRPGKKLIAVVGATGQQGGTVARALQASAGFTVRALTRDPEKHRGLADEVVEADLNRPETLKAAFAGAHGVFLVTSFWEQGAGELEQATAAVRAAKAAGVKHFVWSTLPDVETISGGKLHVPHFTGKAKADRIVQAAGFANHTFVIAPMYYQGLLGAMAPQKQPDGSTGWVLPLDPEVRCLHMGDITELGAIVAGAFAHPDEAGHGEYLPLVGDFLSFDEIVETLSRLGQEFSFRQVPKEVFAASGFPGAGEIANMFGYFQAYTYLGSDSRDRIALANKIAGRQPTKFAAWAKKNFPALVTKGNNR, encoded by the coding sequence ATGAAACGCCCAGGTAAGAAACTGATCGCCGTGGTCGGCGCAACCGGCCAGCAGGGAGGCACCGTCGCCCGCGCCCTCCAGGCCAGCGCCGGGTTCACGGTCCGCGCTCTGACTCGCGATCCAGAGAAGCATCGCGGACTTGCCGACGAAGTCGTCGAAGCTGATCTGAACCGTCCCGAAACCCTCAAGGCGGCATTTGCCGGCGCGCACGGCGTATTCCTGGTCACCAGCTTTTGGGAACAAGGCGCCGGCGAACTTGAGCAGGCAACCGCGGCGGTACGCGCGGCCAAGGCTGCCGGCGTCAAACACTTCGTCTGGTCCACGCTGCCCGATGTGGAAACGATCAGCGGCGGCAAGCTCCACGTTCCCCACTTCACCGGGAAAGCGAAGGCCGATCGGATAGTCCAGGCAGCGGGGTTTGCGAACCATACGTTCGTCATCGCTCCGATGTACTACCAGGGCCTGCTCGGCGCGATGGCTCCGCAGAAGCAGCCAGACGGCTCCACTGGCTGGGTCCTCCCGCTCGATCCCGAGGTGCGCTGTCTCCACATGGGCGACATCACCGAACTCGGCGCCATCGTGGCCGGAGCCTTCGCACACCCGGATGAGGCCGGCCATGGCGAATACCTGCCACTTGTTGGGGATTTCCTGAGCTTCGATGAGATCGTCGAGACCCTGAGTCGACTGGGTCAAGAGTTCTCATTTCGACAAGTGCCCAAGGAAGTCTTCGCTGCTTCCGGCTTTCCCGGGGCCGGGGAGATCGCAAATATGTTCGGTTACTTCCAGGCGTACACCTACTTGGGTTCGGATTCGCGCGACCGGATCGCGCTCGCCAACAAGATAGCCGGCCGGCAACCGACCAAGTTCGCGGCGTGGGCCAAAAAGAATTTCCCGGCCTTGGTCACAAAGGGCAACAACAGATAA
- the kdpA gene encoding potassium-transporting ATPase subunit KdpA — protein MTANGWLQIALYVLAVFAVTKPLGVFMARVFSGQRTFLDPVLQPVERLLYRLTGVDEKREMRWTEYAIAMLLFSVVSMLLLYAIERVQGFLPWNPQKLGAVAPDLAFNTAGSFTTNTNWQAYIPETTMSYLTQMAGLAYHNFTSAAIGIALAIAFVRGIARKEQDTIGNFWVDMTRATLWVLLPLCIVGALALVSMGVVQNLNPYATVQLIEPQKGADGSAVTTQTIPQGPVASQEAIKELGTNGGGFFNANSAHPYENPTPLSNFLEMLMIFAIPSGLTYTLGRMTGSQRHGWAVWSAMMVLFLVGVTTAYWAEAQGNPLLQGVDQRASARQAGGNMEGKEVRFGIANSALFATVTTAASCGAINSWHDSFTPLGGLVPLVNIQLGEVIFGGVGAGLYGILIFVVLTVFIAGLMVGRTPEYLGKKIEAYDVKMAMLAVLVLPLPLLVFSAISAIKPFGVSSLNNAGPHGLSEILYAFTSAVGNNGSAFAGLNANTLWYNTTLGFTMLLGRFMVIIPMLAIAGNLARKKAVPASLGTFPVTNATFTVLLVSVILILGALTYFPALSLGPILEHLLMKAGMTF, from the coding sequence ATGACCGCGAATGGATGGCTCCAGATCGCCCTTTACGTTCTTGCCGTCTTTGCGGTGACGAAGCCGCTTGGGGTGTTCATGGCCCGCGTGTTCTCCGGGCAGCGGACATTCCTCGATCCGGTGCTGCAACCCGTCGAGCGCCTGCTCTATCGCCTGACCGGCGTGGACGAGAAACGCGAGATGCGATGGACGGAATACGCCATTGCGATGCTGCTATTCAGTGTGGTCTCGATGTTGTTGCTCTATGCCATCGAGCGCGTACAGGGATTCTTGCCGTGGAATCCCCAAAAACTCGGCGCGGTCGCTCCCGATCTCGCTTTCAATACTGCCGGTTCATTCACGACGAACACGAACTGGCAGGCATACATTCCTGAGACAACGATGAGCTACCTGACCCAGATGGCCGGACTGGCGTACCACAATTTCACGTCCGCCGCGATCGGCATCGCCTTGGCTATCGCTTTCGTGCGTGGCATCGCGCGCAAGGAGCAGGACACCATCGGCAACTTCTGGGTGGACATGACGCGCGCGACGCTCTGGGTCCTGCTGCCGCTCTGCATCGTCGGCGCGTTGGCGTTGGTCTCGATGGGGGTGGTACAGAACCTGAATCCCTACGCGACGGTCCAGCTCATCGAGCCGCAAAAGGGCGCGGATGGCAGCGCCGTCACCACGCAGACGATTCCGCAAGGGCCGGTCGCGTCGCAGGAAGCGATCAAGGAACTGGGCACGAACGGTGGCGGTTTTTTCAACGCCAACAGCGCACACCCTTACGAGAATCCGACGCCGCTTTCAAACTTCCTCGAAATGTTGATGATCTTCGCCATCCCCAGCGGGTTGACTTACACGCTCGGCAGGATGACCGGCTCACAGCGGCACGGCTGGGCGGTGTGGTCCGCCATGATGGTCTTGTTCCTCGTGGGAGTGACCACGGCATATTGGGCCGAGGCGCAAGGGAATCCTCTGCTTCAGGGAGTGGACCAGCGCGCCAGCGCGCGGCAGGCCGGCGGCAACATGGAGGGGAAAGAAGTCCGCTTTGGCATTGCGAATTCGGCGCTGTTCGCTACCGTCACGACAGCCGCAAGCTGCGGCGCCATCAATAGCTGGCACGACTCGTTCACGCCGCTCGGCGGGCTAGTCCCGTTGGTGAACATCCAGCTGGGCGAAGTGATCTTCGGCGGTGTGGGCGCGGGACTCTACGGGATCCTCATCTTCGTTGTCCTAACGGTATTCATCGCGGGGCTGATGGTCGGCAGGACGCCGGAGTATCTCGGCAAGAAGATCGAAGCCTACGACGTAAAGATGGCGATGCTGGCAGTGCTAGTTCTGCCGTTGCCGCTGCTGGTTTTCAGCGCGATCTCTGCCATCAAACCTTTCGGCGTTTCGAGCCTGAACAACGCGGGGCCGCATGGCCTATCGGAAATCCTCTACGCGTTCACTTCCGCGGTCGGCAACAACGGCTCTGCGTTTGCGGGACTGAACGCGAACACGCTTTGGTACAACACGACGCTCGGATTCACCATGCTGCTTGGCCGCTTCATGGTGATCATCCCCATGCTGGCCATCGCCGGGAACCTGGCGCGGAAGAAAGCGGTGCCGGCGTCGCTCGGGACGTTCCCGGTCACGAATGCCACGTTCACGGTCCTGCTCGTCAGCGTGATCCTGATCCTCGGCGCGCTAACCTACTTCCCGGCCCTGAGCTTGGGGCCGATCCTCGAACACCTATTGATGAAAGCGGGAATGACTTTCTAA
- a CDS encoding porin, giving the protein MSFTAARKLTMRDHRTEGEQAQGNTKRRVFLGLFGLLLSCSLTVHSQDQPPVAPSTQPANDTTSTWEYGGFIDVGYLHDFNYPVNHLFRGRGTTFHVNEGDVNMAAAYLRKKPTEQSRWGVELTAQAGKDTEIFGYSATAPVLGGVEVAEALRHLGPANVSYLAPVGKGLTIQGGIFSSLIGYDSLYAKDNLNYTRPWGADFTPYLMLGVNASYPVNDKITLAGFVVNGYWHLADANAVPSFGGQIAYKPTAQWTIKQTGLMGPHQAETSFEFWRYLSDTILEWKRDPVTVAFEFIGATEKVATLGEPQAAWVSAQLPVKWQVTKRWALAARPEVAWDSEGRWTLAKQTVKALTTTVEYRFPVRKVNTILRLEHRIDDSRGPQGGFFDDGYAAPGIPRLKPTQNLLIFGTIFTFDGTFRSGRQ; this is encoded by the coding sequence TTGAGTTTTACCGCCGCACGAAAGTTGACCATGAGAGACCACCGTACCGAGGGTGAACAGGCGCAGGGCAACACAAAACGGCGGGTGTTCCTCGGACTATTCGGATTGCTTCTTAGCTGCTCGTTGACGGTCCATAGCCAGGACCAGCCTCCGGTCGCTCCCTCAACCCAGCCGGCCAATGACACTACCTCGACTTGGGAATACGGCGGTTTCATCGATGTCGGTTATCTACACGACTTCAATTATCCGGTCAATCATCTATTCCGCGGCCGCGGCACAACATTCCACGTAAATGAGGGGGATGTGAATATGGCTGCGGCCTATCTGCGAAAGAAGCCGACGGAGCAATCGCGTTGGGGAGTGGAGCTAACGGCGCAAGCGGGGAAAGACACAGAGATCTTCGGCTACTCTGCGACCGCCCCGGTTCTTGGAGGCGTTGAAGTGGCCGAAGCCCTCCGTCACCTCGGTCCTGCGAATGTCTCGTACCTCGCGCCGGTCGGGAAGGGCCTGACTATCCAAGGCGGCATCTTCAGCAGTCTGATCGGATACGACTCGCTCTATGCGAAAGACAATCTCAATTACACGCGCCCGTGGGGAGCGGATTTCACGCCCTACTTGATGCTGGGCGTGAATGCGAGCTATCCGGTGAACGACAAAATCACGCTCGCGGGCTTCGTCGTGAACGGGTACTGGCATCTCGCCGACGCGAATGCAGTGCCGAGCTTTGGCGGACAGATCGCCTACAAGCCCACTGCGCAATGGACCATCAAGCAGACGGGCCTCATGGGGCCACACCAGGCGGAAACGTCATTCGAGTTCTGGCGCTACCTGAGCGACACCATCCTGGAGTGGAAGCGCGATCCGGTGACCGTCGCCTTCGAGTTTATCGGTGCCACCGAAAAGGTGGCGACGCTTGGCGAACCGCAGGCAGCCTGGGTGTCAGCCCAGTTGCCGGTGAAATGGCAGGTGACCAAGCGCTGGGCACTCGCGGCGCGGCCCGAAGTTGCGTGGGATAGCGAAGGTCGCTGGACGCTGGCAAAGCAGACAGTCAAAGCGCTGACGACTACGGTCGAGTACAGGTTTCCTGTCCGAAAGGTGAACACTATCCTGCGCCTTGAGCATCGGATAGACGACTCGCGCGGTCCGCAGGGCGGGTTTTTCGACGATGGCTATGCAGCGCCCGGTATCCCGCGCCTGAAACCAACGCAGAACCTGCTCATCTTCGGCACCATCTTCACCTTCGACGGCACATTCAGAAGTGGGAGGCAGTGA
- a CDS encoding DoxX family protein gives MIRRLINTDNDTATTILRVVIGVVFFAHGAQKMLGWFGGYGYTGTMGFFTGMLHIPAPLAFLAIAAEFFGGLGLIFGALTRVAAFGIFVNMVVAIVMVHFQFGFFMNWSGTQKGEGYEYHLLALAGTAFLMLHGAGAASIDRLLAGVKNHHAAARAA, from the coding sequence ATGATCCGTAGATTGATCAACACTGACAACGACACTGCGACCACCATCCTGCGCGTGGTCATCGGCGTGGTCTTCTTCGCGCATGGCGCACAGAAGATGCTGGGCTGGTTTGGCGGATACGGCTACACCGGCACCATGGGCTTCTTCACTGGGATGCTGCACATTCCCGCGCCCTTGGCGTTCCTCGCCATCGCGGCGGAATTCTTCGGCGGACTCGGACTCATCTTCGGAGCGCTGACCCGCGTCGCGGCCTTCGGCATCTTCGTCAACATGGTCGTCGCCATCGTGATGGTCCACTTCCAGTTCGGCTTCTTCATGAACTGGAGCGGGACGCAAAAGGGAGAAGGCTATGAGTACCATCTGCTCGCCCTCGCCGGCACGGCGTTCCTCATGCTCCATGGCGCTGGCGCAGCTTCCATCGACCGCCTGTTAGCGGGCGTCAAGAACCACCATGCGGCGGCTCGAGCTGCCTGA